One Ensifer adhaerens genomic window, TCCAGGAGCCGCTGACCGCGCTCGACCCGCTGATGAAGATCGGCCGACAGATCGCCGAGCCCGTCCGTCGCCGGCTGGAGCGGGAGGGCAGCAAGGCATCGAGGCAAGCCATCAGCCGCGAGGTCCAAGATCTAATCGACAAGGTGGCGCTGCCGCAGCCGGAGCGCATCGTCAATTCATATCCACACGAAGTGTCCGGCGGCCAACGCCAGCGCGTCGCCATCGCCATGGCGCTCGCCTGCCGCCCGAAACTGCTCATCGCCGACGAACCGACGACAGCACTCGACGTGACGACGCAGGCAGAAATCCTCAAACTGCTGGACCAGTTGGTGCGCGAGACAGGCATGTCGCTCTTGTTCATCAGCCACGACCTGCCCGTCGTTTCTCAGGTGGTGGAGCGCGTGATCGTACTGAAGAACGGCATTGCCGTCGAAGAAGGGGCCGTCAATACGGTCTTCGGCGACCCGCAACACGTCTACACAAGATCCCTGGTCGAGGCCGCCCGCCTGTTCGACGAAGCACTGGGGGCAACCGGATAATGATGCTCGATCTTCAAAACGTCAGTTTCGGCTATTCCCGCCAACAGACCACGCTCAGCGACGTCTCGCTGTCAGTCCGCCCTGGTGTCAGTGTCGGCCTCGTCGGCGAATCCGGATCCGGAAAGACGACACTGCTCAGGCTGATGCTCGGGCTCATCCGCCCGACCGGCGGCACCATCCGCTTTGGTGATGATGTCCTCGACCCGGGTAATGGCGCATTCATGCGTCGCTATCGCAGTGCAGTGCAGCCGGTCTTCCAGGACCCCT contains:
- a CDS encoding ATP-binding cassette domain-containing protein, which gives rise to MTALLNVQGLDIRAGDKPLVSGLSFSIRPGERIGLIGESGSGKSMTAMAATGLLPTSISATGSIELDGQQVVGAPDRTMNRLRGAAAAVVFQEPLTALDPLMKIGRQIAEPVRRRLEREGSKASRQAISREVQDLIDKVALPQPERIVNSYPHEVSGGQRQRVAIAMALACRPKLLIADEPTTALDVTTQAEILKLLDQLVRETGMSLLFISHDLPVVSQVVERVIVLKNGIAVEEGAVNTVFGDPQHVYTRSLVEAARLFDEALGATG